Proteins encoded by one window of Musa acuminata AAA Group cultivar baxijiao chromosome BXJ2-9, Cavendish_Baxijiao_AAA, whole genome shotgun sequence:
- the LOC103998594 gene encoding LOB domain-containing protein 40 has product MRMSCNGCRVLRKGCGENCSIRPCLQWIKSPESQANATVFLAKFYGRAGLMNLINAVPDHLQPAIFRSLLYEACGRIVSPIYGSVGLLWSGSWQLCQAAVEAVLKGAPIVQIPSETAVSIPAPPLQACDIRHVFKKPRAAAELHNVNKPRSLFKRSGSKAARTATTRPEFPRARSHESEASHLTEPAAAVVEQNRKGGECRENECMSLADTAEEASHVSQGEPDETEEDELGLELTLGFKPVSWWSRLVLSDRDTKACTTDLNLAPPSATSLTKSNQRWT; this is encoded by the exons ATGAGGATGAGTTGCAATGGATGCCGCGTGCTGCGCAAGGGGTGCGGCGAGAACTGCAGCATCCGCCCCTGTCTGCAGTGGATCAAGAGCCCCGAGTCGCAGGCCAATGCCACCGTCTTCCTCGCCAAGTTCTATGGCCGCGCAGGCCTTATGAACCTCATCAACGCGGTCCCCGACCACCTCCAACCTG CCATATTTCGATCCCTGCTGTACGAGGCTTGCGGCCGGATCGTCAGCCCAATCTACGGATCCGTCGGGCTTCTGTGGTCCGGCAGCTGGCAGCTGTGCCAGGCAGCAGTGGAGGCGGTGCTCAAGGGCGCCCCCATCGTCCAGATCCCCTCCGAGACGGCAGTCTCCATCCCGGCCCCACCGCTCCAGGCCTGTGACATCCGCCACGTCTTCAAGAAACCCAGAGCCGCCGCAGAGCTCCACAACGTCAACAAGCCGCGGTCCCTGTTCAAGCGCTCCGGCTCCAAGGCTGCCAGGACGGCGACCACCCGGCCCGAGTTCCCTCGCGCCCGGAGTCACGAGTCGGAGGCCAGCCACCTGACCGAGCCCGCCGCTGCAGTGGTCGAGCAAAACAGAAAAGGCGGTGAGTGCCGGGAGAACGAGTGCATGTCCTTGGCGGACACCGCGGAGGAGGCGTCGCACGTAAGCCAGGGAGAGCCGGACGAGACCGAGGAGGACGAGCTCGGCCTCGAGCTCACGCTCGGGTTCAAACCGGTCTCCTGGTGGTCTCGGCTCGTTCTCAGTGACCGGGATACCAAAGCGTGTACAACCGACCTCAATCTCGCGCCGCCCTCAGCAACATCATTAACCAAATCAAATCAGCGTTGGACATAA
- the LOC103998592 gene encoding protein WHAT'S THIS FACTOR 9, mitochondrial, giving the protein MTSFKVHATGQFSSFMVMKMRVNLYSLVLAEYFHGYTRRRGSKTLVALHRHHLQLQCGQWGWWSRRWLVKVRLKWVKNRGFDHIIDRDTDIKAACLLKDAIAAAPSGLLPARSLARFQKNLGLTVPVLRFLRRYPTLFRELPHPRFPSLPAFSLAPAALLLHRRESETFQAALPEDAAHRLARLLMMARSRALPLSAIFPLRYDLGLPPDFPSALAATRSDLFRLSRRPTDGAFILSLSSWPDHLAFSALQLRHRDALAQPSYRDFKKPSVSSAAPLAFPMRFPRGYGSMKKVKAWMEDFHHLPYVSPYEDASGIDPDSDLMEKHVVGVLHELLSLTIHKKTKRNYIRSLREELGLPHRFTRVFTRYPGIFYLSLKCKTTTVVLREGYQSGKLVDPHPLSLVRDKFFYVMRTGLLYRGKGMTKLVLEEDDLFGEGNCREEQKEQIAIDNEEQDGVYSDDVGFDDEDVDATDNDDDECYELDDSDDEDGSDNG; this is encoded by the exons ATGACAAGCTTCAAAGTTCATGCTACAGGACAGTTCTCATCCTTCATGGTGATGAAGATGAGGGTAAACTTGTACTCGTTGGTTTTGGCTGAATATTTCCACGGTTATACTCGACGAAG GGGCAGTAAAACCCTCGTCGCCCTCCACCGTCATCATCTGCAGCTGCAGTGCGGACAATGGGGGTGGTGGTCGCGGCGGTGGCTGGTGAAGGTTCGGCTCAAGTGGGTCAAGAACCGTGGTTTCGACCACATCATCGACCGCGACACCGACATCAAGGCCGCCTGCCTCCTCAAGGACGCCATCGCCGCCGCCCCTTCCGGCCTCCTCCCCGCCCGCTCTCTCGCCCGGTTCCAGAAAAACCTCGGCCTCACTGTCCCCGTCCTCCGCTTCCTCCGCCGCTACCCCACCCTCTTCCGCGAGCTCCCTCACCCCCGTTTCCCTTCCCTCCCGGCTTTCTCTCTCGCCCCCGctgccctcctcctccaccgccgcgAAAGCGAAACTTTCCAAGCCGCCCTCCCGGAGGACGCCGCCCACCGCCTTGCTCGCCTCCTGATGATGGCTCGCTCCCGCGCTCTCCCCCTCTCCGCCATCTTTCCACTCCGCTACGATCTTGGCCTTCCCCCGGACTTTCCCTCCGCCCTTGCCGCTACCCGCTCGGACCTCTTTCGCCTCTCCCGACGCCCCACTGACGGCGCCTTCATCCTTTCCCTCTCCTCCTGGCCCGATCACCTCGCCTTCTCCGCCCTCCAGCTCCGCCACAGAGATGCCCTAGCACAGCCCTCCTACCGCGACTTCAAGAAGCCATCCGTATCCTCTGCCGCCCCCCTTGCTTTCCCCATGCGCTTCCCCAGAGGCTACGGCTCCATGAAGAAGGTCAAGGCCTGGATGGAAGACTTCCACCACCTCCCCTACGTATCTCCCTACGAGGACGCGTCCGGTATCGACCCCGACAGCGATCTCATGGAGAAGCACGTCGTTGGGGTCCTGCACGAGCTCCTCAGCCTCACGATCCACAAGAAGACCAAGCGGAACTACATTCGCAGCCTCCGAGAGGAGCTCGGCCTCCCCCACAGGTTCACTCGCGTGTTCACCCGCTACCCGGGGATCTTCTATCTGTCCCTAAAGTGCAAGACCACCACGGTGGTCCTTCGGGAGGGCTACCAGAGCGGTAAGCTGGTGGATCCGCACCCCCTCTCACTTGTTCGAGACAAGTTCTTTTACGTCATGAGAACAGGGTTGCTGTATCGGGGCAAGGGCATGACAAAGCTAGTTCTTGAGGAGGATGACTTATTCGGCGAAGGCAATTGCAGGGAGGAACAAAAGGAACAGATTGCCATTGACAATGAGGAGCAGGATGGTGTTTACAGTGACGATgttggttttgatgatgaagatgTTGATGCCactgacaatgatgatgacgaatgcTATGAGTTGGATGATTCAGATGATGAAGATGGATCAGACAATGGCTGA
- the LOC103998593 gene encoding GTP-binding protein SAR1A produces MFLVDWLYGILWMLGLGAKEAKILFLGLDNAGKTTLLHMLKDERLGQHQPTQHPTSEELMIGKIRFTAFDLGGHRMARRLWKDYYTKMDAVVYIVDAADRDRFLESKKELDPLLSDEALVNVPFLVLGNKIDIPFAASEDELRYHLGLAGCTTGKGRVSYTGSSIRPVELFMCSVVRKMGYADGFRWLSQYIK; encoded by the exons ATGTTCCTGGTGGACTGGCTGTATGGGATCCTCTGGATGCTTGGACTGGGGGCCAAGGAGGCCAAGATCCTGTTCTTGGGCCTCGACAACGCCGGGAAGACCACCCTGCTCCACATGCTCAAAGATGAG AGGTTGGGGCAGCACCAGCCAACGCAGCACCCTACGTCGGAGGAGCTGATGATTGGGAAGATCAGGTTCACTGCCTTCGACTTAGGTGGTCACCGGATGGCTCGCAGGCTGTGGAAGGACTACTACACAAAG ATGGATGCGGTTGTCTACATCGTTGACGCAGCCGACAGGGACCGGTTCTTGGAGTCCAAGAAGGAGCTGGATCCGCTGCTTTCCGACGAGGCTCTCGTTAACGTTCCCTTCCTGGTGCTCGGGAACAAGATCGACATTCCCTTCGCGGCTTCCGAGGACGAGCTCCGTTACCATCTAGGCCTCGCGGGCTGCACCACTGGCAAGGGCAGGGTGAGCTACACCGGCAGCAGCATTCGCCCTGTCGAGCTCTTCATGTGCAGCGTAGTTCGCAAGATGGGGTACGCTGATGGCTTCAGGTGGCTGTCGCAGTACATCAAGTAG
- the LOC135622043 gene encoding NRR repressor homolog 3-like, translated as MDSGRRGKKRPCPKPSTAPAGPSPTREEDEEEEEMEEFYALVGRIREMRDMLKSNAGTRLANAATPLWKPAFKLEDFRHRDEAESSAAALVEPPKEEKRMNEEGKKEAGKEECGLDLSLAL; from the coding sequence ATGGACTCTGGGCGACGAGGGAAGAAAAGGCCATGTCCAAAGCCGTCAACTGCACCCGCAGGGCCGTCTCCGACTCGTgaagaagacgaggaggaagaagagatggaGGAGTTCTACGCTTTGGTGGGAAGGATCAGAGAAATGAGGGACATGCTCAAGTCCAACGCAGGTACGAGGTTGGCCAACGCAGCGACGCCGCTTTGGAAGCCCGCGTTCAAGTTGGAGGACTTCCGGCATCGCGACGAAGCCGAGAGCTCGGCGGCGGCATTGGTGGAGCCGccgaaggaggagaagagaatgaaCGAGGAGGGGAAGAAGGAGGCGGGGAAAGAAGAGTGCGGTTTGGATCTCAGTCTTGCTCTCTAA
- the LOC103998591 gene encoding histone-lysine N-methyltransferase ATXR4, with protein sequence MFAAGAALSRRRASLELLRQLRRTTSVAPPQPPSLSTVAAAAEGIGPPPIRVSLTESAGRGVFATRGIAAGELIHSAQPLVAHPSPSLLDKVCYYCLRRLQKEASPIGTSIPGENESSKTTACYFCSESCREQSKGFYEVEKGLDWTLFDDHCSMRRLKYPLMVKRLACMILSGAASVDCLDILQPASLHPETLLEMEDEFQLLKDTFTKGQFKNDSMTFLTKEWYINVLARIRINAFRIELVAKTYEEMLKSAAAFIAADAAVGNAIYMLPSFYNHDCDPNANIIWLENANAKLKALCNIEAGEELRICYIDASVEFEARQKILAEGFGFQCGCLRCSSRD encoded by the exons ATGTTTGCAGCCGGCGCTGCCCTCTCTCGACGCCGGGCCTCGTTGGAACTGCTTCGCCAATTGCGCCGGACCACTTCTGTCGCCCCACCACAGCCTCCCTCCCTCTCCACCGTCGCGGCGGCGGCAGAGGGCATCGGCCCACCGCCGATTCGCGTCTCGCTCACCGAGTCAGCCGGCCGAGGCGTGTTCGCTACCCGAGGAATCGCCGCCGGCGAACTCATCCACTCCGCCCAGCCTCTCGTCGCCCACCCCTCGCCGTCTCTCCTTGACAAA GTCTGCTATTACTGTCTGAGGCGGTTGCAAAAGGAGGCATCTCCGATCGGTACCTCTATACCGGGAGAGAACGAGAGCTCGAAGACTACCGCTTGCTATTTCTGCAGCGAGAGTTGCAGAGAACAATCTAAG GGTTTCTATGAGGTCGAGAAGGGACTAGATTGGACTTTGTTTGATGACCATTGCAG TATGAGGAGATTGAAATATCCTTTGATGGTGAAGCGGCTGGCTTGTATGATTTTATCAGGAGCAGCATCTGTAGATTGCCTTGACATACTCCAACCAGCCAGTTTACATCCCGAGACACTTCTGGAG ATGGAGGATGAGTTTCAATTGTTGAAGGACACTTTTACGAAGGGGCAGTTTAAAAATGACTCAATGACAT TTTTAACCAAGGAGTGGTACATCAATGTGCTTGCAAGGATTCGTATAAATGCTTTTCGCATTGAGTTGGTTGCAAAAACTTATGAAGAAATGCTTAAATCAGCGGCTGCCTTCATTGCAGCTGATGCTGCTGTTGGGAATGCTATTTATATGCTTCCATCATTCTACAATCATGATTGTG ATCCAAATGCAAATATCATCTGGTTAGAGAATGCAAATGCAAAGTTGAAGGCCCTTTGTAACATCGAAGCAG GTGAGGAGCTTCGCATTTGCTATATTGATGCCAGCGTGGAATTCGAGGCTCGACAGAAAATTCTTGCTGAAGGATTCGGTTTCCAGTGCGGCTGTCTTAGATGCTCATCTCGTGATTAA